One part of the Bacteroidia bacterium genome encodes these proteins:
- a CDS encoding DUF4249 family protein: MRILAIISGIGLLIMGACIDIIELETENKADGIIIVDANLELSSRSATVQIRQAAAFSAGPDGVELPVGGARVRLEEIGGTELTLIETETGIYKTDDAIGEAGKSYQLFIEVNGESYESKIEVMPERVPFDFIDHVQRLESFNNSQGNIETQEVVAIRSTTDLPNNGEGIFLRYRASGVYQFNERVSINDKICYVPERIDNNQLTIINGSSLNNGALNQQEFLLKRVDSRLAKRYCFTLVQISITENEYNFWTAIEDEFDRTGDIFETPPAKINGNILNTVNTKNDIIGLFSVTVADSAKYVITGSDVGFSRGPCEGFPPPAQGSPCYNCLLIQNSSYQEPDCF; the protein is encoded by the coding sequence ATGAGAATATTAGCAATAATTTCAGGCATAGGCTTACTCATTATGGGAGCCTGTATTGATATTATTGAATTGGAAACGGAGAACAAAGCGGACGGTATCATCATTGTTGATGCAAATCTGGAATTGAGTTCCCGTTCCGCAACTGTGCAAATCAGACAAGCCGCAGCTTTCTCTGCCGGTCCGGATGGGGTGGAACTTCCCGTAGGAGGAGCAAGGGTTCGATTAGAGGAAATAGGAGGTACAGAATTGACTCTGATTGAAACAGAAACCGGAATATATAAAACAGATGATGCGATTGGAGAAGCAGGTAAATCCTACCAATTATTTATAGAAGTCAATGGAGAAAGCTATGAATCTAAAATTGAAGTAATGCCTGAAAGGGTCCCCTTTGATTTTATAGATCATGTACAACGCCTTGAAAGTTTCAACAATTCACAGGGCAATATTGAAACGCAGGAGGTAGTTGCAATTCGATCTACCACTGACTTACCCAATAATGGAGAAGGAATCTTTTTGCGTTACCGGGCCTCAGGAGTTTACCAGTTCAATGAACGGGTAAGTATCAACGATAAGATTTGCTATGTTCCAGAAAGAATTGATAACAATCAGCTCACCATTATTAATGGTTCCAGTCTGAATAATGGCGCACTCAATCAACAGGAATTTCTACTCAAAAGAGTAGATAGCAGGCTGGCAAAACGTTACTGCTTTACCCTTGTTCAAATATCTATTACCGAAAATGAATACAATTTCTGGACAGCTATAGAAGATGAATTTGACCGTACGGGAGATATCTTCGAGACTCCTCCCGCCAAAATCAATGGAAATATCCTCAATACAGTTAATACCAAAAACGATATCATTGGCCTTTTCTCAGTTACGGTCGCAGATTCCGCCAAATATGTGATTACAGGATCAGATGTAGGTTTTAGTAGAGGCCCCTGTGAAGGATTCCCGCCACCTGCTCAAGGTTCTCCTTGCTACAATTGTCTACTTATTCAAAATTCTTCCTATCAGGAACCTGATTGTTTCTAA
- a CDS encoding amidohydrolase yields MKLRLLRSASLLGVCFLFISSFLYAQVKPAPDRTEGEGPFEKLIIRGATLIDGTGSPPIGPVDIVVENNMITDVRVVGAPFLEINENRRPKGATKEIDARGKYVMPGIIDLHIHTGGVPKAPEAEYVYKLWLAHGITTVRGVPAGNMEWSLKEKERSAKNEITAPRMVSFHRMGTGKGWGGKKILTPEDAREWVRYAHKMGADGLKLGAHRPPIMEALIDEANKLGMGSTAHLGQMGVAQMNAIDAARLGMTGMTHYYGLFESLYKDHDVQPWPVDMNYMDEQDRFGQVARQWKLIHERGSEEWNALLEEFLELKFFLNPTMTIYSAGRDVMRARNADWHQTYTLPSLQDFYDPSRKSHGAYWFYWTTADEVAWKKFYQIWMSFLNDYKNKGGKVTVGSDSGFIYQLYGFGTILELELLQEAGFHPLEVIRSATMHGAEEIFFPLQKEIEYGVVRPGLKADMLIVGENPLENLKVLYGTGAVKLNDETQKVERVGGVEYTIKDGIIFNAKELLEDVAEMVEKQKNERAKK; encoded by the coding sequence ATGAAATTAAGACTGCTACGCTCAGCCTCTCTTTTGGGAGTATGCTTCCTGTTTATTTCCAGTTTTCTCTATGCGCAGGTAAAACCCGCTCCTGATCGCACAGAAGGAGAAGGTCCTTTTGAGAAACTTATCATCCGTGGTGCCACCCTCATAGATGGAACTGGTTCTCCCCCTATAGGCCCTGTTGACATCGTGGTCGAAAATAATATGATTACTGATGTTCGGGTGGTTGGAGCCCCTTTCCTCGAAATAAATGAAAACCGCAGACCTAAAGGCGCAACCAAGGAGATAGATGCCAGAGGAAAATATGTTATGCCTGGTATTATTGACCTCCATATCCATACAGGCGGAGTTCCTAAAGCACCTGAGGCAGAATACGTTTATAAACTTTGGCTTGCTCATGGGATAACTACAGTTAGAGGAGTTCCAGCCGGAAATATGGAATGGTCCCTCAAGGAAAAGGAAAGAAGCGCAAAAAATGAAATTACAGCTCCCAGAATGGTCTCCTTCCATCGTATGGGAACAGGAAAAGGCTGGGGAGGCAAAAAAATCCTCACTCCAGAAGATGCCCGTGAATGGGTTCGTTATGCCCATAAAATGGGAGCAGATGGTCTGAAATTAGGAGCTCATCGCCCCCCCATAATGGAAGCCCTCATAGATGAAGCCAATAAACTGGGCATGGGATCTACCGCTCACTTGGGACAAATGGGGGTTGCGCAAATGAATGCTATTGACGCAGCTCGTCTGGGTATGACCGGCATGACGCATTATTATGGTCTCTTTGAATCTCTATACAAGGACCATGATGTACAACCCTGGCCGGTAGATATGAATTATATGGATGAGCAAGATCGCTTTGGGCAGGTTGCCAGACAATGGAAACTCATTCATGAAAGAGGAAGTGAAGAGTGGAATGCCTTGCTTGAAGAATTTCTTGAGCTCAAATTTTTCCTCAATCCAACCATGACCATTTACTCAGCAGGCAGAGATGTCATGCGAGCCAGAAATGCGGATTGGCATCAAACATACACCTTGCCCAGTTTGCAGGATTTTTATGACCCAAGCAGAAAAAGTCATGGTGCTTATTGGTTTTACTGGACTACTGCAGATGAGGTAGCCTGGAAGAAATTTTACCAAATCTGGATGAGTTTTCTCAATGATTATAAAAATAAAGGAGGGAAAGTTACCGTAGGTTCAGATTCCGGATTCATCTATCAACTTTATGGTTTTGGTACAATCCTCGAATTAGAACTGCTGCAGGAGGCTGGTTTTCATCCCCTGGAGGTAATCAGGTCTGCCACCATGCATGGAGCAGAAGAAATCTTTTTTCCCCTTCAAAAGGAAATTGAATACGGAGTTGTACGCCCGGGTTTGAAAGCAGATATGCTGATCGTAGGAGAAAATCCCCTGGAAAATCTGAAAGTACTATATGGAACCGGAGCGGTAAAGCTCAATGATGAAACTCAAAAAGTAGAACGTGTAGGAGGCGTAGAATATACCATCAAAGACGGGATCATATTTAACGCTAAAGAGCTACTGGAAGATGTAGCTGAAATGGTTGAAAAACAGAAAAACGAAAGAGCTAAAAAATAA
- a CDS encoding VOC family protein: MESRLSIITLGVSDLNKSEDFYLNIFGWEKSQQSNEDILFMHLNGIYLACYKRDKLAEDAEMSPEGNGFKAFTLAFNTRSEEEVNELFGYFEEKGVSIIKKPEKVFWGGYSGYIADPDDNLWEIAYNPFVEIDAEGNIK, from the coding sequence TTGGAATCAAGATTATCCATCATAACCCTGGGAGTATCTGACCTCAACAAATCTGAAGACTTCTACCTGAATATATTCGGCTGGGAGAAAAGTCAGCAAAGCAATGAGGATATCCTTTTTATGCACCTGAATGGCATCTATCTCGCCTGCTATAAGCGAGACAAACTTGCTGAGGATGCAGAAATGTCCCCAGAGGGAAATGGTTTCAAAGCCTTTACGCTTGCATTTAACACCCGCAGTGAAGAAGAAGTAAATGAGCTTTTTGGCTACTTTGAAGAAAAGGGGGTTAGCATCATTAAAAAACCCGAAAAGGTCTTTTGGGGAGGCTACAGTGGATACATTGCTGATCCGGACGATAATCTTTGGGAGATTGCCTACAATCCATTTGTAGAAATTGATGCTGAAGGGAATATAAAATAG
- a CDS encoding amidohydrolase family protein → MMDLKLLLRMGIIFLLLSILNVEISRGQADSSKNDNKKGLPLEAARSIPFRSTEATWLSLDVSPDGSQIVFDFLGDLYRMSISGGKAEALTSDLAFEGQARFSPDGKFIVYTSDRSGGENIWTMDLGSKEETQLTKGNANRYQSPEWTPDGEYIIASKAGMRSGSLTLWMYHKDGGGGTKLIEKPDDLKTTGAAFNQEERYIWFAERRRDWQYNAIFPQYQIAQYDRETGEKNTLTTRYGSAFRPTLSPDGKWLVYGTRHDEHTGLMLQNLETGEEKWLAYPVQHDDQESRGTRDALPGMSFSPDSKNLLASYGGKIWKIPITGGAASEIPFEVETELAVGPRLDFDYPIEDSEEFTVKQIRDVVVSPNGKRLAFTALNKLYVMDLPAGSPQSLTSDAHVESMPAWSADGNWIAYVSWEGEAGNIYKVRSNGNGQPQKISNEAAYYQTPVWSPKEDRIVAIKAPASAFRNSPRQRAFSRKNEIVWFPANGGAAQLIAPAKGRNFPHFDSSGDRIYLSSSSEGLISIRWDGSDEKNHIKITGEKAPGANSPVSAKKILISPDGKSAIAEVYWDIYWVKVPYVGGKVRSISVSNPDNSSFPSKKLSDIGGQFLSWGAGGKQVHWAIGNAFATYDLDAAAQADSAYEATENIIEVSAKRDIPQGSVLLRNARLITMKGNEIISSGDIYIQNNRIKGIGRSGSIKVPSGTRRWDMKGKTIVPGFVDTHAHLRPAWGVHKDKVWQYLTNLAYGVTTTRDPQTSSTDVLTYEDMVRSGDLTGPRIYSTGPGVFWNEQIKSLDHARKILSRYSKHYDTKTIKMYVAGNRQQRQWIIMAAKEQQLMPTTEGSLNFKQNLTQVIDGYPGHEHSFPVFPIYSDVIKLVTDMQTCYTPTLLVAYGGPWAENYFYTRENPHNDEKLAHFTPHDVLDAKTRRRGQGSGPGPGGWFMDEEHVFVELAEFVKDLVEAGGKAGVGSHGQLQGLGFHWELWAMQSGGASPHDALKMATIFGAEGIGLEKELGSLEVGKLADLLILSKNPLSDIRNTRSIEMVMKNGRLYEADSMNEIFPNQKEAGSFYWKREEPVNLPGVNN, encoded by the coding sequence ATGATGGATCTAAAACTACTGCTGAGAATGGGTATAATATTCCTTCTCTTGAGCATTTTAAATGTAGAAATTAGCCGTGGACAGGCAGATTCAAGCAAAAACGATAATAAAAAAGGCTTGCCACTCGAAGCAGCCAGAAGCATTCCCTTTAGGAGTACAGAAGCCACCTGGCTTTCGCTTGATGTCAGCCCAGATGGTTCACAAATTGTTTTCGACTTCCTGGGTGATTTATACCGTATGTCTATTTCAGGAGGTAAAGCAGAAGCCCTGACCTCTGATCTGGCATTTGAGGGTCAAGCCAGATTTAGCCCCGATGGTAAATTTATAGTCTATACCTCTGATAGAAGTGGCGGGGAAAATATCTGGACCATGGATTTGGGTAGTAAAGAGGAAACGCAATTGACCAAAGGAAATGCCAATCGATATCAATCTCCGGAATGGACGCCGGATGGAGAATATATTATTGCTTCAAAAGCAGGTATGCGCAGCGGTTCGCTTACCCTGTGGATGTATCACAAAGATGGCGGAGGAGGAACCAAACTGATAGAAAAACCGGATGATCTCAAGACCACAGGTGCTGCTTTCAATCAGGAAGAAAGGTACATCTGGTTTGCAGAAAGAAGAAGAGATTGGCAGTACAATGCAATTTTTCCCCAATACCAAATCGCACAATATGATCGGGAAACGGGAGAAAAAAACACCCTTACCACCCGATATGGATCGGCCTTTCGCCCTACCCTATCTCCCGATGGAAAATGGCTGGTGTACGGAACACGCCATGATGAACATACAGGCCTAATGCTGCAAAACCTGGAAACCGGAGAAGAGAAATGGTTGGCCTATCCCGTCCAACATGATGATCAGGAATCGAGAGGCACAAGAGATGCTTTACCTGGCATGTCTTTTAGCCCTGACAGCAAGAACCTCCTGGCATCCTATGGAGGAAAAATTTGGAAAATCCCCATAACGGGAGGAGCTGCCAGCGAAATTCCTTTTGAAGTGGAAACAGAATTAGCTGTTGGTCCAAGACTGGATTTTGATTATCCGATAGAAGACTCCGAAGAATTTACGGTAAAGCAAATCAGAGATGTCGTCGTTTCGCCAAATGGAAAACGCCTGGCATTTACTGCTCTCAACAAACTATATGTCATGGACCTGCCTGCTGGCAGTCCACAAAGTTTAACCTCTGATGCACATGTAGAATCCATGCCTGCCTGGTCAGCGGATGGAAATTGGATAGCCTATGTCAGTTGGGAAGGCGAAGCTGGCAATATCTATAAGGTCCGCAGCAATGGAAATGGACAGCCTCAAAAGATCAGCAATGAAGCAGCCTATTATCAGACTCCAGTATGGTCTCCCAAAGAAGATCGAATTGTGGCCATCAAAGCTCCTGCGAGTGCTTTCCGGAATTCTCCTCGTCAACGGGCCTTCTCGAGAAAAAATGAGATCGTCTGGTTTCCGGCCAATGGAGGAGCAGCCCAACTTATTGCTCCAGCCAAGGGAAGAAATTTCCCTCATTTTGATTCAAGTGGAGATCGCATTTATCTTTCCTCTTCTTCAGAGGGCCTTATCTCTATTCGTTGGGATGGATCAGACGAAAAAAACCATATAAAAATTACGGGCGAGAAGGCTCCAGGTGCCAATTCTCCGGTTTCTGCTAAAAAGATTTTGATCTCTCCTGACGGCAAAAGTGCGATAGCGGAGGTGTACTGGGATATTTATTGGGTTAAGGTTCCCTATGTTGGAGGAAAAGTCAGGAGTATCTCTGTGTCCAATCCAGACAATAGCAGTTTTCCCAGCAAAAAGCTCTCTGATATCGGCGGGCAATTTCTTTCCTGGGGTGCTGGAGGGAAGCAGGTACATTGGGCTATAGGCAATGCGTTTGCGACTTATGATCTGGATGCAGCAGCCCAAGCAGATAGTGCCTATGAGGCCACAGAAAACATCATCGAAGTAAGCGCAAAAAGAGACATCCCTCAGGGAAGTGTTTTGTTGAGAAATGCCCGACTTATCACCATGAAAGGAAATGAGATCATCTCCAGTGGCGACATTTATATCCAAAACAATCGAATCAAAGGCATAGGGAGAAGTGGATCAATAAAGGTTCCTTCGGGCACACGCAGATGGGACATGAAAGGGAAAACCATAGTTCCCGGTTTTGTGGATACACATGCACACTTACGTCCTGCCTGGGGAGTTCACAAGGATAAAGTCTGGCAATACCTGACCAATCTGGCCTATGGAGTAACTACAACACGTGATCCTCAAACTTCATCTACGGATGTTTTGACTTATGAGGATATGGTTAGGAGTGGAGATTTGACAGGTCCAAGAATTTACTCAACAGGCCCCGGAGTTTTTTGGAACGAACAGATCAAAAGCCTGGATCATGCCCGCAAAATCCTCAGCCGCTATAGCAAGCATTACGATACGAAAACCATCAAGATGTATGTCGCAGGAAACCGACAGCAAAGGCAATGGATCATTATGGCGGCTAAAGAGCAGCAACTTATGCCTACTACAGAAGGTTCTCTCAATTTCAAACAAAATCTGACGCAAGTCATAGATGGCTATCCCGGACATGAACATTCCTTTCCCGTATTTCCGATTTATTCAGACGTAATCAAGCTCGTAACCGACATGCAAACCTGCTATACACCTACCCTTCTGGTAGCTTATGGCGGCCCCTGGGCGGAAAACTATTTTTATACCCGCGAAAACCCGCATAATGATGAGAAGCTGGCCCATTTTACGCCCCATGATGTATTGGATGCGAAAACGCGTAGACGGGGACAAGGAAGTGGTCCTGGACCCGGAGGATGGTTTATGGACGAAGAGCATGTATTTGTAGAGTTGGCAGAGTTTGTCAAAGACCTGGTCGAAGCAGGCGGAAAGGCGGGTGTCGGAAGCCATGGACAATTGCAGGGACTCGGCTTTCATTGGGAATTGTGGGCTATGCAATCGGGGGGAGCAAGTCCCCATGATGCGCTGAAGATGGCAACGATTTTTGGGGCAGAAGGCATTGGACTGGAAAAGGAATTGGGAAGCCTGGAAGTTGGGAAACTCGCTGATTTGCTCATTCTTTCAAAGAATCCCCTCAGCGACATACGGAATACCCGATCAATCGAAATGGTCATGAAAAATGGCCGCCTATATGAAGCTGATAGTATGAACGAAATTTTCCCCAATCAAAAAGAGGCAGGAAGCTTCTACTGGAAAAGGGAGGAGCCTGTGAACCTTCCTGGTGTAAACAATTAA
- a CDS encoding serine hydrolase, protein MKKTRIFPAILFVLILSGWQFGPLQTQESYWPISTPEKEGVDQAVLDEIHADIQAGEYGLIDHFLLIRNGKIIADHSYEQDYKSIAAQYDTTNHMYNYDHPDWHPFYKGSELHSLQSVTKSITSAALGIAIDEGHLAGVDVKIAELFKDYRFDKNDPRMMEMTLEDLLTMRAGIKWDEASYDEADNSCILMEGSEDWIQFVFDQGMDMEAGKEFEYNSGASVLIGKVIHLMTGKYADEWAEEKLFKPLGIENYYWKKTPLGEIDTEGGLYLSSHDLAKIGYLFLHKGKWEGKQIISESWVEKSVSPIIPDLSPPGDGREPGYGYQWWVPEHEAGETKIFAGNGYGGQFILVAPEYDMLAVFNGWQIHGNPKKFTWNVLMRKILPASKP, encoded by the coding sequence ATGAAAAAAACACGCATATTCCCAGCAATTCTCTTTGTCCTAATTCTCTCTGGCTGGCAGTTTGGACCTCTTCAGACCCAGGAAAGCTACTGGCCCATTTCTACTCCTGAGAAGGAAGGAGTTGATCAGGCAGTCCTGGACGAAATTCATGCGGATATACAGGCAGGAGAATATGGATTGATAGATCACTTTCTTCTCATTCGAAATGGAAAAATCATCGCTGACCATTCATACGAACAAGATTACAAAAGCATAGCTGCCCAATATGATACTACCAATCATATGTACAATTATGATCATCCCGATTGGCATCCCTTCTACAAAGGGAGTGAGCTTCATAGCCTTCAATCCGTAACCAAGAGCATTACTTCAGCTGCCCTGGGAATTGCCATAGATGAAGGACATCTCGCGGGAGTGGATGTAAAAATTGCAGAGCTCTTCAAAGACTATAGATTTGATAAGAATGATCCCCGCATGATGGAAATGACATTGGAAGATTTATTGACCATGCGGGCTGGCATTAAATGGGATGAGGCCTCCTATGATGAAGCAGACAATAGTTGTATTCTCATGGAAGGCAGTGAGGATTGGATTCAGTTTGTCTTTGATCAGGGAATGGATATGGAAGCAGGTAAGGAATTTGAATACAATAGCGGAGCCAGTGTTCTGATCGGTAAGGTGATTCATTTGATGACTGGGAAGTATGCGGATGAATGGGCAGAAGAAAAACTGTTCAAGCCACTGGGAATCGAAAACTATTACTGGAAGAAAACACCTCTGGGAGAGATTGATACCGAGGGAGGTCTTTATCTAAGCAGCCATGACCTGGCTAAAATCGGTTATCTCTTTTTACACAAAGGAAAATGGGAAGGGAAACAGATCATTTCGGAAAGCTGGGTTGAGAAATCTGTTTCTCCGATAATTCCAGATCTAAGCCCTCCCGGAGATGGCAGGGAACCGGGCTATGGATATCAATGGTGGGTTCCAGAACACGAAGCAGGAGAGACAAAAATCTTTGCAGGAAATGGCTATGGAGGGCAATTTATACTTGTCGCTCCAGAATATGATATGCTTGCAGTTTTTAATGGATGGCAAATCCACGGCAATCCTAAAAAATTCACTTGGAATGTTTTGATGAGAAAAATTCTACCCGCTAGTAAACCTTAA
- a CDS encoding prolyl oligopeptidase family serine peptidase codes for MRKTKASTLFGFFFSILLITSSQLVVAQTEGKIPGPEDYDKWERLGRYALSDNGKYLAYQVNKNNKEYELILVNLELNEPDSLGYGSNPYFTEDGKYFFYYINPDAESTKQMRNNGEIPGKDLAIHNLESDELQIIENVSSYEISSSSQYLAISFPNSNGSDALGTDIAIMNLESWEETNLGNVAEYAWSEQGNLLALILETEARRGNAVQLFDAEESRLKTLDKANSSYLGLTWREDSRDLAVFRSSVDSIYEDSTHHILVWKDLAGLAKQAQEFSQENFKNFPKDMRLLSQTLGWSKGGESLFFDLKSWEQKQDKDSLESMGSAAPGIQIWHSKDVDIIPAQELARRPMHTYLSVWHIDTDKFVQLENELIDDISYQEDVQTLIGADSDPYNLEAMFGRPNKDYYTVDIRSGKAHKFLEKCNHVYGVSPDGNQVVYLKNDNFHVYNFKAGTHTNVSKGLEASFVNQDDDHPVAQKPIYRYWIIGWAENSQSFFVHSKYDIWQIQADGSGGKALTNGKDKKIIYRHINTDFEAEYIDPTQRMYASKSGEWSKESGYVSLMPGKKEQEISWGTFQHYRLRKAKKSEALVFSKETFSQSPNFYYSEKGDKKQKKVSDINAFQKDFAWGKSELIEYKNADGKRLQGVLFYPANYEAGKKYPMITYIYERLSQRLNQYMPPSNTNYYNHTVFTHHGYFVLMPDIIFTEGEPGISSAKTIEIAVKKALESGMIDAEKVGLVGHSWGGYQAGFVPTQTDIFAAAVSGAGLMNLISMYGTVTRAFGGNLESDHFETSQERMGVNPWQDPDRYLRNSPIMQIENLNTPMLVEVGDNDQNVSWTQGIEFYNAARRHGKQCVMISYANEGHGLRQEKNQRDYQRRILAWFGHYLKGEEAEDWILSGIPLEEQNRRLKNWKE; via the coding sequence ATGCGCAAAACCAAAGCATCAACCCTCTTTGGGTTCTTCTTTAGTATTCTACTGATCACTTCAAGTCAATTAGTTGTAGCCCAAACCGAAGGAAAAATTCCTGGTCCCGAGGATTATGATAAATGGGAAAGACTGGGAAGATATGCCTTATCCGACAATGGAAAGTATCTAGCTTATCAGGTAAATAAAAATAATAAGGAATATGAGCTGATATTAGTAAATCTTGAACTAAATGAGCCAGATAGCCTGGGATATGGCTCAAATCCTTATTTCACGGAAGACGGAAAGTATTTTTTCTACTACATAAATCCAGATGCCGAGTCCACCAAACAAATGAGAAATAATGGCGAGATCCCCGGCAAGGATTTAGCTATTCATAATCTTGAATCTGATGAGTTACAGATCATAGAGAATGTCAGTTCCTATGAAATTTCGTCCAGTTCTCAGTACCTGGCCATATCCTTTCCCAATTCCAATGGAAGTGATGCATTAGGAACGGATATCGCCATCATGAATCTGGAAAGCTGGGAGGAAACTAATTTGGGAAATGTAGCTGAATATGCCTGGTCAGAACAGGGCAACCTTTTGGCTCTTATTCTCGAGACTGAAGCCAGAAGAGGAAATGCAGTTCAGTTATTTGATGCAGAAGAAAGCAGGTTAAAAACCCTGGATAAAGCTAATAGCAGTTATTTAGGATTGACCTGGAGAGAAGACTCCCGAGATTTAGCTGTTTTTCGATCTAGTGTAGATAGTATTTATGAAGATTCCACTCATCATATATTGGTTTGGAAGGATCTGGCTGGGCTAGCAAAGCAAGCCCAGGAGTTTTCTCAGGAAAATTTCAAAAATTTCCCCAAAGATATGCGTCTGCTCAGCCAAACATTGGGATGGTCAAAAGGAGGAGAATCTCTTTTCTTTGACCTAAAATCCTGGGAGCAAAAGCAAGACAAAGATAGCCTTGAAAGTATGGGATCCGCAGCTCCAGGCATTCAAATCTGGCATAGTAAAGATGTGGATATTATCCCCGCACAGGAACTCGCTCGACGTCCCATGCATACCTATCTCTCCGTTTGGCATATAGATACGGATAAATTTGTCCAGTTGGAAAATGAGTTAATCGATGACATTTCTTATCAGGAAGATGTCCAGACCTTAATTGGAGCTGATAGCGACCCCTATAATTTAGAGGCTATGTTTGGCAGGCCCAATAAAGATTATTACACGGTCGATATTCGTAGTGGTAAAGCCCATAAATTTCTGGAAAAATGCAATCATGTTTATGGTGTCAGCCCGGATGGCAATCAGGTTGTGTATTTGAAGAACGACAATTTTCATGTGTATAATTTCAAAGCCGGGACACACACCAATGTAAGCAAAGGGCTCGAAGCCTCATTTGTGAACCAGGATGATGATCACCCTGTAGCTCAGAAACCTATTTACCGATATTGGATCATAGGTTGGGCAGAAAACAGTCAATCTTTTTTCGTCCACTCCAAATACGATATCTGGCAAATTCAAGCTGATGGTTCAGGAGGAAAGGCCCTCACAAATGGGAAAGACAAAAAGATCATTTATCGACATATCAATACAGACTTTGAAGCTGAATACATTGATCCAACGCAAAGAATGTATGCCAGTAAAAGCGGGGAATGGAGCAAGGAATCCGGCTACGTCAGCTTAATGCCTGGAAAAAAAGAACAGGAGATTAGTTGGGGTACCTTTCAGCACTATCGATTACGCAAAGCCAAGAAAAGTGAGGCCCTTGTTTTTAGTAAAGAAACCTTTAGCCAAAGTCCTAATTTCTACTATAGTGAAAAGGGAGATAAAAAACAGAAGAAGGTCAGTGATATCAATGCCTTTCAAAAAGATTTTGCCTGGGGAAAATCAGAATTGATCGAGTATAAAAATGCAGATGGGAAACGACTTCAGGGAGTACTTTTTTATCCAGCCAACTATGAAGCAGGGAAAAAATACCCGATGATTACCTATATCTATGAACGGCTTTCTCAGCGCCTCAATCAATATATGCCACCTTCCAATACCAATTATTATAACCATACGGTCTTTACCCATCATGGATACTTTGTCCTGATGCCTGACATTATCTTTACTGAAGGCGAGCCGGGTATTTCCTCTGCTAAAACCATAGAAATAGCTGTAAAAAAAGCCCTGGAAAGCGGTATGATCGATGCGGAAAAAGTAGGCCTTGTCGGACACTCATGGGGAGGCTATCAGGCAGGATTCGTACCTACACAAACTGATATATTTGCTGCTGCAGTTTCCGGTGCGGGCTTGATGAACCTAATCAGTATGTATGGAACCGTTACCCGTGCTTTCGGAGGAAACCTGGAAAGCGACCATTTTGAAACTTCCCAGGAACGCATGGGCGTAAATCCCTGGCAGGATCCTGACAGGTATTTGAGAAATTCACCCATCATGCAAATAGAAAACCTAAATACCCCCATGTTGGTTGAAGTGGGAGACAATGATCAGAATGTCAGCTGGACTCAGGGAATAGAATTCTATAATGCTGCCCGAAGACATGGGAAGCAGTGTGTCATGATCTCATATGCCAATGAAGGACATGGGCTCAGACAAGAGAAGAATCAAAGAGATTATCAACGGAGGATACTTGCCTGGTTTGGACACTATTTAAAAGGAGAAGAAGCTGAAGACTGGATACTTAGCGGTATTCCATTGGAAGAACAGAATCGAAGACTTAAAAACTGGAAAGAATAA